The Clostridium sp. AWRP genome has a window encoding:
- a CDS encoding bifunctional (p)ppGpp synthetase/guanosine-3',5'-bis(diphosphate) 3'-pyrophosphohydrolase, which produces MLEKLMELIDKNCNNVDKKIVEKAYYFADEAHKKQKRESGEPYISHPVEVACILVEMGLDTSTIVAGLLHDVIEDTQFSYEDIKREFSVEVANLVEGVTKLGKIECKTKEEQQADNVRKMLLAMADDIRVILIKLADRLHNMRTLKYMPVKKQKEKAKETFDIYAPLAHRLGMSKIKWELEDLAFRYINQNEYYFIVRKIAEKRVEREKYIDEIISELKDNLKKSGIDSDIEGRPKHFYSIYRKMVKKNKTIDQIFDLTAVRILVNTVKDCYAALGIAHTIYKPMPGRFKDYIAMPKPNMYQSLHSTVIGPQGKPFEIQIRTFEMHKTAEYGIAAHWKYKEGVDTANDIDKKLTWLREILEWQRETSDAEEFMERFKIDLFSDEVFVFTPNGKVINLPYEATPIDFAYKIHTEIGNSCIGAKVSGKMVPLDYHLKTGEIVEVLVSSTPKGPSIDWLNMAKSNQAKSKIRSWFKKAKREENIVKGKDLLEKETKKQGYNFGEIAKKEILDTVLKRYNMNSIDDLYASVGIGAVTSSTIVSRIKDIYMKTSKMDEVDWKKIQENLDQPMGKSHKAEKRSPGIIVKGESNVLVRFAKCCNPVPGDDIIGYITKGRGVSIHRKDCKNAEFLLKNKDNMVVEVSWGRPKGAEYIAQIKIEAEDRGKLLAESMEVISNSKTALYAVNAKPVKNGLAVIDIKLKISNVDDLKDVMKKFRKLEGVIQVYRTKN; this is translated from the coding sequence ATGTTAGAAAAATTAATGGAGTTAATAGATAAAAACTGTAATAATGTAGATAAAAAAATAGTAGAAAAGGCTTATTATTTTGCCGATGAAGCTCATAAAAAACAGAAAAGGGAATCTGGAGAACCTTACATAAGTCATCCTGTAGAAGTAGCTTGTATATTGGTAGAAATGGGACTTGATACTAGCACCATAGTAGCAGGACTACTTCATGATGTAATAGAAGATACGCAATTTAGCTATGAAGACATAAAAAGGGAATTCAGTGTAGAAGTTGCAAACTTAGTAGAAGGTGTTACTAAATTAGGAAAAATAGAATGCAAAACTAAGGAAGAGCAGCAAGCTGATAACGTTAGAAAGATGCTCCTTGCAATGGCAGATGACATAAGAGTAATACTTATAAAATTAGCAGATAGACTTCATAATATGAGAACACTTAAATACATGCCTGTGAAAAAACAGAAAGAAAAAGCAAAAGAAACTTTTGACATATATGCACCTCTTGCCCATAGGCTTGGAATGTCTAAAATTAAATGGGAACTTGAGGATTTAGCTTTTAGATATATAAATCAAAATGAATATTATTTTATAGTTAGAAAGATTGCTGAAAAAAGAGTAGAAAGAGAAAAATATATTGATGAAATAATATCTGAATTAAAAGATAATCTTAAAAAGTCGGGAATAGATTCAGACATTGAAGGAAGACCAAAGCATTTTTATAGTATATACAGAAAGATGGTAAAGAAAAATAAAACTATAGATCAGATTTTCGATTTAACTGCTGTAAGAATTTTAGTAAATACAGTAAAGGATTGCTATGCTGCGCTGGGAATAGCACATACTATATATAAGCCTATGCCAGGAAGATTTAAGGATTATATTGCTATGCCAAAACCAAATATGTATCAGTCACTACATTCTACAGTTATTGGACCTCAGGGCAAACCTTTTGAAATACAGATAAGAACTTTTGAAATGCATAAAACAGCAGAATATGGAATAGCAGCTCACTGGAAATATAAAGAGGGTGTTGATACAGCAAATGATATAGATAAGAAACTTACCTGGCTAAGGGAAATACTTGAGTGGCAAAGAGAAACTTCAGATGCAGAAGAATTTATGGAAAGATTTAAAATAGATTTGTTTTCAGATGAGGTATTTGTATTTACTCCAAATGGAAAAGTAATAAATTTACCTTATGAAGCAACCCCTATAGATTTTGCGTATAAGATACATACAGAGATAGGAAATAGTTGTATAGGTGCAAAGGTAAGTGGTAAGATGGTACCTCTTGACTATCATTTGAAAACAGGGGAAATTGTAGAAGTGCTTGTATCAAGCACGCCCAAAGGTCCAAGTATTGATTGGCTCAATATGGCGAAAAGCAATCAGGCAAAAAGTAAGATAAGATCCTGGTTCAAAAAGGCTAAAAGAGAAGAGAATATAGTAAAAGGAAAGGACCTTCTTGAAAAGGAAACAAAAAAGCAAGGATATAATTTTGGAGAAATTGCAAAGAAGGAAATCCTAGATACAGTTCTTAAAAGATATAATATGAATTCCATAGATGATTTGTATGCTTCTGTAGGAATTGGTGCTGTAACCTCTTCTACTATAGTTTCGAGAATAAAAGATATTTACATGAAAACTTCAAAGATGGATGAAGTTGATTGGAAAAAGATTCAAGAGAATCTTGATCAACCTATGGGTAAGTCTCATAAAGCAGAAAAAAGATCTCCAGGGATAATAGTAAAGGGTGAAAGCAATGTGTTAGTCAGATTTGCCAAATGTTGTAATCCTGTTCCAGGCGATGACATAATAGGGTATATAACAAAGGGAAGAGGAGTGTCAATCCATAGAAAGGATTGTAAAAATGCAGAATTCTTATTAAAGAATAAAGATAACATGGTAGTTGAAGTTTCCTGGGGAAGACCAAAAGGAGCAGAGTATATTGCTCAGATTAAAATAGAAGCTGAAGATAGGGGAAAACTTTTGGCTGAATCTATGGAAGTTATAAGTAATAGTAAGACTGCACTTTATGCTGTAAATGCTAAGCCAGTAAAAAATGGATTGGCTGTTATAGATATAAAATTAAAAATATCAAATGTAGATGACTTAAAAGATGTAATGAAAAAGTTTAGAAAATTGGAGGGCGTTATTCAGGTTTATAGAACTAAAAATTAA
- a CDS encoding adenine phosphoribosyltransferase, with the protein MDLKDKIRVIDGFPKEGISFKDITTLLQDKAAFKYTVNKIARYLENKHIDIVVGPEARGFLFGAPIAYAIGAGFVPIRKKGKLPYDTFAVSYDLEYGSDVLEMHKDAIKKGDRVVIIDDLLATGGTTASVVKLIEQAGGEVVTIGFVIELTDLKGREKLEGYDVISLTKYNV; encoded by the coding sequence GTGGATTTAAAAGATAAAATAAGAGTAATAGATGGGTTTCCAAAGGAAGGAATAAGTTTTAAAGATATAACTACTTTGCTGCAGGATAAAGCAGCTTTTAAGTATACAGTAAATAAAATAGCTAGATATTTAGAAAATAAACATATTGACATAGTAGTAGGACCTGAGGCAAGAGGATTTTTATTTGGAGCACCTATAGCCTATGCCATAGGTGCAGGTTTTGTTCCTATAAGAAAAAAGGGAAAGTTGCCTTATGATACTTTTGCTGTTAGTTATGACTTAGAATATGGCAGTGATGTACTTGAAATGCACAAAGATGCTATAAAAAAGGGAGATAGAGTGGTAATAATTGATGACTTGCTTGCAACAGGTGGAACTACTGCTTCTGTGGTGAAACTTATAGAACAAGCAGGTGGGGAAGTTGTTACTATAGGATTTGTTATAGAATTGACGGATTTAAAAGGTAGGGAAAAATTAGAAGGATATGATGTGATTTCTCTTACTAAATATAATGTTTAG